AGGATCGGCCACGAGATCACGCTGTTTACGGTGTGGTATGAGCTGCGATACGGGATAACGACGTGTCTCGCCCTCACGATCATGCTCTTCACGCTGATCCTCTACTACCATCCGTCGACGTCGAACGCCGTTTCGTACTACCGGACTGTGCCAGTCCTTCCCGAGGGGTCCGGCCGCGTGGAAGAGGTCTTCGTGAACCTCAGGGACAAGGTCAAGGCCGGCCAACCCATCTTCAGGCTCGACAGCTCGGAGCAAGAGGCGGCGCTGGAAACATCACGTCGACGCCTCGCGGAGGTTGACGCATCGGTCGCCCTTGCCAAGTCCCAACTGCTGGTTTCCGACGCCCAGATCGGCGAGGCCCAGAGCGCATATCAGCAGGCGGTGGACGAACTCGCCACGAAGACCGAACTGATGGAGCGGAACTCTCCCTCCGTCACGCGCCGCGAGATCGAAAGGCTGCAGAACCTCGTCAACGGGAGGCAAGCCAGCCTGTCTGCGTCCGTTGCCAGCAAGCAAACGATCGAGACCGAAATCTCTTCGGTCCTTCCATCGCAGAAAGCCAGCGCCGAAGCCCAGCTCAAGCAGGCACAGGTCGAACTCGACAAGATGATCGTGCGGGCCGGCATCGACGGCACGCTGGAGCAGTTCACGCTCCGCAGAGGCGACGTCGTCAACCCGTTGATGCGGCCGGCGGGTGTCCTTGTCCCCGCGGAGGCTGGACGATGGGGCCTGCTGGCCGGCTTCAACCAGCTGGAAGCCCAGGTGATGGCGGTCGGCATGGTTGCCGAGGTCACCTGCGTTTCCAAGCCGATGACAATCATTCCTATGGTCGTTACAAACGTGCAGTCACTGATCGCGGCAGGCCAGGTCCGCGCGTCCGACCAGTTGATTGACGCTCAGCAGACAGTCGGCCAGGGAACGATCACCGTCTATCTCGAACCGCTCTTCGAGGGCGGGTTCGAAGGCGTCATGCCCGGCAGCAGTTGCATTGCCAACGCCTATACAAACAACCACGAGATACTCGCAACGCAGGATCTGGGCACGCTGACGCGGGTGTATCTCCACGTCATCGATACGGTCGGGCTCGTCCACGCCCTCGTTCTCAGAATCCAGGCATTGCTGCTCCCAATCAAAACACTGGTTTTCTCGGGAG
This portion of the Mesorhizobium shangrilense genome encodes:
- a CDS encoding HlyD family secretion protein, whose amino-acid sequence is MIELLLCSVVTILPDFLYRRFVQGKRIGHEITLFTVWYELRYGITTCLALTIMLFTLILYYHPSTSNAVSYYRTVPVLPEGSGRVEEVFVNLRDKVKAGQPIFRLDSSEQEAALETSRRRLAEVDASVALAKSQLLVSDAQIGEAQSAYQQAVDELATKTELMERNSPSVTRREIERLQNLVNGRQASLSASVASKQTIETEISSVLPSQKASAEAQLKQAQVELDKMIVRAGIDGTLEQFTLRRGDVVNPLMRPAGVLVPAEAGRWGLLAGFNQLEAQVMAVGMVAEVTCVSKPMTIIPMVVTNVQSLIAAGQVRASDQLIDAQQTVGQGTITVYLEPLFEGGFEGVMPGSSCIANAYTNNHEILATQDLGTLTRVYLHVIDTVGLVHALVLRIQALLLPIKTLVFSGGH